A window of Bdellovibrio svalbardensis genomic DNA:
GAAGGGGCCATTGTGCTGGTCGGAGATAACGCAGCCTTTGCAAACTTCATGAAGTCACAGTTGGCAGATCAGAAATTTCAGATCTCTGATTCTTCAATCACCATCGAGGATCAAGCTTTCGCGCTTTCTGAAGTGAGCACCGTGCTAGTCACACGCTTGAAAAACAAACCAACTCAAGCTATCGTTTGGGTTCGTTGGAGTGCTGATAACAATCCAGGAGAATGGGCGAAGCGCCTTACTCATTATGGCAATATGGGTATTCTGGTTTTCAAGGGCCGTCCGGCTGTCTTGCAATCAAGCTGGCCGGTGACGGAATCGCCGCTTCAACGAAAAATGTAATAAGTTTTGAATTGCGAAGACCCCATAGCTCAACAGGATAGAGCGTTCGTTTCCTAAACGATTGATCCCCGTTCGAGTCGGGGTGGGGTCACCATTTGTGAGCTAACCATCACCTTGACCAGAAAATAAAAATGCCGAGCCTCAGTGTGTTCTGCCAGCCTGCAAATATCTCTCGAGCTTTTCAAGATTCAGACCACCCTTGAATGCATTCTTTCTGCAATTCATTCGGAATACCTTCTTGGGAAAGCTTAAAACAGCTAGTGTTTTTATCGACAGATTCAAACTCGAAGGTGATGTATCCAATCTCTGGCCATTCACCTGGCATTTTAGCTTCTTTAGCCGAAATCGCTCGACCTTGATCATCAGCGAACTGGTCGGTCATTACCAGGCGCTCGTTTTTTACGATCTCTTGAAATTGGCCGGTCATTCCCGCGCCACTTTCAGCATGACCTTTCATGTTAATAAAATATCTGCCGCCTTCACGAAATTCCAGATCGATATGGTCAGCATGAAGTCCCGTCGGCCACCACCACTCTTTCAGCGCTTCAACGCTGGCGAAGGCTTCAAAAAGTTTTGTTACGGGCACCTTGAAATCCCGATCAATTACCAACAACTTTGCTTGAGGGGTTGAATTCTTGTGCTCAGAAGTTTGACTTATTTGCGGCGCTGGTGTTGCATTGCATTCCATCATCAACTTGGCAGAGCATCATCAAATCTTCGAGATGCTCCCCGTTCATTTGTCCTTTAAGTGCCGACATCCTTGGCTCCGTGGACGACATCCTCCAACTCCAGAGTGACACTTCTTAACACCTGCGCTTTTCGCGTCATCACTTCGGCGGTTGCGGAAAGCTCTTCAGCGACTGAGGCATTGTTCTGCGAAGCCGAATCAATTTCGTTCATGGTCGTTCCGAACTGCTGAATCCCGATACTTTGCTCTTTTGAAGAGCCCGAGATTTCTGAATTCAGAGTCGCAATTTGTTCCACCAGTTGGAGCATTTCCGTCAACGCAGCTTCTGTTTCTTCTGCCTTGACCGTCCCGTCATCCACAATGTCGGAGCTTCGGCTGATCAGTTGACTGATGTTTTTTGCGGCTTCAGAGCTACGGGCCGCCAGTGTTCTGACAGCTTCGGCCACTACAGCAAAACCTTTGCCTTGTTCTCCGGCACGCGCGGCCTCAACTGCAGCATTCAATGCCAGCAGATTTGTCTGAAAAGCAATATCGTCAATGACACCGGTGATTTCAGAAATCTCTTTGGCAGATTCATTTATTTTCATAATGGAATCTTTAAGACTTGCCAGGGTTGCGCTGCTGCTCTCGGCTTTTTTCTGACACTTTTGTGACAGTTCTGCCGCTTTTTCGGCGCCTTCATTATTCTTTTTGGTGACTGAAGAAATCTCTTCCATGCAGGCAACAGAAGTTTCTATCGTAGCCGCGGATTCCACAGATCCTTTTGAAATAGCCTGACTTGCCACGCTGACTTGCTCACTTGAAGAGGCCACATCCAGTGTGTTTTCCGTAATTTTTTCTGAGATAGTCTGTATTCTTTTGGCCAGGGTTGCTACGACAAACCAGCACAACGCCAGTGCCAAGAGAGTCAAGACGAGCACACCCACAACGAAGTAAGTATTGGCTGCAATCAGAGCCGAAAAAAGATCTTCGGAATTTGCCTGAACCAGGACTCCCCAACCAAGACTTGATATGAACTTTCCGTGTTCCAAGAAATTATATCCCACCACTTGATCCTGCCCCGGTCGGCGAGGGTCTGAACCCAGAAAAACACCATGTTGCTTTTGCGTGATTCTGCTGACCGGTTCAAAATTCTTCAAAGACTGCTGTTTATGCAGGGCTTGATCGTCAGAGACCGACGCAAGAATTTCGCCGTCTTTGTTGACGACAGTCAGAAGAATCGAGTTGAGCTTTTTTGATTTGTGATTCTCAAAAGCGGACTTGAGTTCATCCTGTACCCATTTGAAGTGCGCTCGATTCGACAAAACTCCAAGAATTTTGCCATTGTGATCTTTCACCACGGAGCTGAAACTGTTGGAAAGACGCTTCTCTTTGTACACTTGATATATGTAAGGATCCTCGTTGGGCTGTTCTACGAAGGTTCCTGTGAATCCTTTACCCGGGTCTTCGGTGAATTTTCCCTCAAGAGTGTTTTTGAACCATTCGGCATCTTTGAAGTTGAGATTAAAAAGTGGCTCTACGACAAGAGGATTGCCTTTAGCATCCTTGGTATTTGCAGCGATCAATTTTCCTTCCGGGGAAACGAACATAATCAAATCATAGATGCCATAAAGAGCTACATAGGAGTTGAATGAATCGGTGATTCTTTTTGCATCTGTATTCAAAAGGGCTTCGTTTTTTGCAAACGCCTGCACGTCTCCGTAGCGTTCATAAAACTGCGCAGCGATCGAAGCCGCCAAGGACTCGGAATGAAGATTGAAGCTTTGCATGATGTGTTCGCGTTGCGTGCTAAGTGATTCTTTAAATTGAAGATAGTTTAAGCCTTGAGTGACAATTAAGCAGAGCGCGAAGACAACTAGGAATTGAGCTTTAAGACTGAAGCGTTTCATTTGTACCCCTAAATATGCCTTTGGATCGGACAGATGCTTAGGCGCCTTTAGGAGATATTGAAAACTCGCGCGGACGTAATCTTTTTAAATCAGATTATGTAGAGCTATTGTGAATCAACTCACAACAGCCACAATCATCGCAAGCTTAGAAACTTTCGTAGTACTGCTTCGTTGGTTTAGTTCTATAAAGTCCCAAATTACAATCCCAACCGATACAATAGATTTTATTAGTCGAAGTGGTCACAAAAAGATTTCCGCCACTGGTGATCCTCACTGGACTGCCATTCATCCCCGTGCGATCCACCAACACAGGAGTCGCGCTGTTATTCTCAGTGAGCACTGAATTGCCTGGAGCCCCCCAACAATAAATATTAAAAGCCGCATCCAAGATTCCACAAGAGCTGCCAGGTCCACCCTTAACTGATAGCGGCGCTGCCGCTGCCGCCAACCCTCCCATGGATACCGCCACAGGTGTCGTCGATGTTGCAAAGCTATTATTTCCGAGTTGTCCCTGTCGAGAATCCCCCCAGCAATACACAATATTGTCAGCTGATACCCCACAGAATGTTTCAGTGGTCCCGTGAATATCAGAGAATAACTGAGAACCTGTCATTCCTGAAGTGTTCAATGCTTGCGGCGTATAGACAGAAGTGCCACTACTGTTTCCGGTTCGATTGTAATTTGAGTTGCCCCAGCAGTAGACCTTTTGATCTGTCATCAGGCCGCAGACGTGAAAACTCGTTACCACAATCTTAGAGAAAAGTTTGGAGCCTGGTATCGCGCCGACACTAATAGGATAAGGTTTGTATTTGGTTGCCGACGACCCATTTCCCAAACCTGGATTATACAAAATATCCGAAGCACCTGACCCGCCCCAACAGTAGCCGACACCGTCCGTAGCAACGCCACATGCGACGTACTGAGCGATGTCGACATCTGAAAAGGTCGTCGCCCCCGTCATCGATGAGGTATCTACCGGAGTCAACGTGCTCACAGATGTAACCGTGCCGCCTTGGCCCACTGCTGCTCCCGATCCCGCACAATGAAGTTTATCGTCAAATGAAATTCCGCACATCGTATAGAAGCCCAAAGCTATTTTCTTAAACTTGGTGCTTCCGCTCATCGTAGAGACATCAATGGGAGTAACCGATGCAACATCTGCATTTATACCCGGAACACTTGCACCCCAAACATAACCCGTGCCGTCTGACGAAATCAGCGCCACACCTTTTTTGTAAGAAGCATCGGAGGTGATCACCTGATCCCAGTACTGACCCATCGGCAAAGCCGATGTGCTGATTTCCTGTGGTTGGTAGGCTGGATTATCCTTAAATGAAGAATCTGCATAAGGATCTCCCCAGCAGTAAAGTCCCCCGTCACTGGATGTCGCACATGTACGCCCTTCATGCAAAGCGACTCCGGTAAAATAGGCACCACCGGAGAGAGCGGAACTATCCACAGCAACCGGGGACCACGCATCCGAGGCGCTGCCATTTCCTGTGAGGTAATGCCAGTTATCGCCAAAACAATAAATTTTGCCGAGATTTGAAATTCCACAACTTCCATTATGGCCGACCGAAGTCATAACGAACTTTTCGCTTGCAACCAGAGCGGCGGTATTGACAGCAATAGGAATGGCACTATCAACCTGCGTCCCATTGCCGAGCTGCCCAGTACTGTTGTCACCCCAGCAGTACATGACACTCTCTACCGTCACCGCGCAGGCGTGATTCATCCCAAGGGAAACCTGAACAAACTTTTGGATTCCGGCAACTCCCGAAACATCAACATAGACTGGAGTCACCG
This region includes:
- a CDS encoding SRPBCC family protein, which translates into the protein MPVTKLFEAFASVEALKEWWWPTGLHADHIDLEFREGGRYFINMKGHAESGAGMTGQFQEIVKNERLVMTDQFADDQGRAISAKEAKMPGEWPEIGYITFEFESVDKNTSCFKLSQEGIPNELQKECIQGWSES
- a CDS encoding RCC1 domain-containing protein codes for the protein MFQVRSFLQALATFAVGLAISGCTLDASVVSQKSLSSNQQILIVEDASALSSKFDSLKKYKLISNLSIKADSLSSSDFIQKGTSQGLIVIVQPTASDREFDLYVSVSAAAGTVEFELPEGSVEFQDGSVNTLTTSPALTNTLAMNHSRLALGEEYVCYSDVNKKVRCLGSYYGGQTGKGDSSEGEQYRGFEVNTSLISGSGDFYKVSGASYSSCGLSSEGTLYCWGDNYSNELGVGTGDMEVLRPTPVAMTNVAGEKRFIDFDMDFESLCAVSAVGDLFCSGVIDATSSLVPVKVDLSGLSGTAGKVAQVSVGREFACGVTSDGRLFCFGKNDQGQLGNGSMLDSVTPVYVDVSGVAGIQKFVQVSLGMNHACAVTVESVMYCWGDNSTGQLGNGTQVDSAIPIAVNTAALVASEKFVMTSVGHNGSCGISNLGKIYCFGDNWHYLTGNGSASDAWSPVAVDSSALSGGAYFTGVALHEGRTCATSSDGGLYCWGDPYADSSFKDNPAYQPQEISTSALPMGQYWDQVITSDASYKKGVALISSDGTGYVWGASVPGINADVASVTPIDVSTMSGSTKFKKIALGFYTMCGISFDDKLHCAGSGAAVGQGGTVTSVSTLTPVDTSSMTGATTFSDVDIAQYVACGVATDGVGYCWGGSGASDILYNPGLGNGSSATKYKPYPISVGAIPGSKLFSKIVVTSFHVCGLMTDQKVYCWGNSNYNRTGNSSGTSVYTPQALNTSGMTGSQLFSDIHGTTETFCGVSADNIVYCWGDSRQGQLGNNSFATSTTPVAVSMGGLAAAAAPLSVKGGPGSSCGILDAAFNIYCWGAPGNSVLTENNSATPVLVDRTGMNGSPVRITSGGNLFVTTSTNKIYCIGWDCNLGLYRTKPTKQYYESF
- a CDS encoding methyl-accepting chemotaxis protein, which encodes MKRFSLKAQFLVVFALCLIVTQGLNYLQFKESLSTQREHIMQSFNLHSESLAASIAAQFYERYGDVQAFAKNEALLNTDAKRITDSFNSYVALYGIYDLIMFVSPEGKLIAANTKDAKGNPLVVEPLFNLNFKDAEWFKNTLEGKFTEDPGKGFTGTFVEQPNEDPYIYQVYKEKRLSNSFSSVVKDHNGKILGVLSNRAHFKWVQDELKSAFENHKSKKLNSILLTVVNKDGEILASVSDDQALHKQQSLKNFEPVSRITQKQHGVFLGSDPRRPGQDQVVGYNFLEHGKFISSLGWGVLVQANSEDLFSALIAANTYFVVGVLVLTLLALALCWFVVATLAKRIQTISEKITENTLDVASSSEQVSVASQAISKGSVESAATIETSVACMEEISSVTKKNNEGAEKAAELSQKCQKKAESSSATLASLKDSIMKINESAKEISEITGVIDDIAFQTNLLALNAAVEAARAGEQGKGFAVVAEAVRTLAARSSEAAKNISQLISRSSDIVDDGTVKAEETEAALTEMLQLVEQIATLNSEISGSSKEQSIGIQQFGTTMNEIDSASQNNASVAEELSATAEVMTRKAQVLRSVTLELEDVVHGAKDVGT